In Citrus sinensis cultivar Valencia sweet orange chromosome 2, DVS_A1.0, whole genome shotgun sequence, a single genomic region encodes these proteins:
- the LOC102612922 gene encoding LRR receptor-like serine/threonine-protein kinase GHR1 — MKLFRLLVLSLYFLSSVGQLPSQDILALLEFKKGIKNDPTGFVLNSWNEESIDFDGCPSSWNGIVCNGGNVAGVVLDNLGLSAAADLSVFSNLSMLVKLSMSNNSISGVIPDNIGDFKSLEFLDVSDNLFSSSLPSGIGKLESLQNLSLAGNNFSGLIPDSVSGLVSIQSLDLSHNSFSGSLPPALTRLNNLVYLNLSSNGFSKRIPRGFELILGLQVLDFHGNKLDGHLDGEFFLLTNASHIDFSGNMFVGSSSQKFLPGLSQSVQYLNLSLNQLTGSLVNGGELQLFENLKVLDLSYNQLTGELPGFNFVYELQVLKLSNNRFSGFIPNDLLKGDSLLLTDLDLSANNLSGSVSMILSTNLHMLNLSSNGLTGELPLLTGSCAVLDLSNNQFEGNLSRILKWGNIEYLDLSRNHLTGSIPEETPQFLRLNHLNLSHNSLSSSLPKVIIQYQKLRVLDLSFNHLDGPFLTNLLNSSTLQELHLADNLLTGVLDFSPPSVSNLQVLDLSHNRLNGYFPDRLGSLTGLKVLCLAGNNISGSLPTSMANMTSLSSLVISQNHFTGPLPNNLPNSLETFNVSYNDFSGAVPENLRKFPSSSFYPGNSKLSFPGGAPGSGSFPAENSNGKPISTIVKVIIIVSCVIALIILILLAIFIHYVRISRRMPPAHTTDKDIHGRTLTIPPGSTGTGNGGALVVSAEDLVASKKGSSSGILSPDEKAAVVSGISPSKNSHLSWSPESGDSFTAENLARLDVRSPDRLVGELHFLDDTLTLTPEELSRAPAEVLGRSSHGTSYRATLENGMFLTVKWLREGVAKQRKEFAKEAKKFANIRHPNVVGLRGYYWGPTQHEKLILSDYISPGSLASFLYDRPGRKGPPLTWAQRLKIAVDVARGLNYLHFDRAVPHGNLKATNILLDGPDLNARVADYCLHRLMTQAGTIEQILDAGVLGYRAPELAASKKPHPSFKSDVYAFGVILLELLTGRCAGDVISGEGAGVDLTDWMQLKVAEGHGSDCFDAAVMPEMVNPAAEKGMKEVLGIALRCIRSVSERPGIKTIYEDLSSI, encoded by the exons ATGAAGCTCTTTAGGCTTCTAGTGTTATCCCTATATTTCCTTTCTTCCGTGGGGCAGCTTCCCTCACAGGACATTTTGGCATTGCTGGAATTCAAGAAAGGAATCAAGAATGACCCTACTGGATTTGTTCTTAATTCATGGAATGAGGAGTCCATTGACTTTGATGGCTGTCCTTCTTCTTGGAATGGTATAGTTTGCAATGGTGGAAATGTTGCCGGCGTTGTCCTTGATAACTTAGGTCTCTCCGCTGCTGCGGATTTGAGTGTGTTTTCAAACCTCTCAATGCTTGTGAAGCTGTCAATGTCAAACAACTCCATATCCGGTGTAATTCCTGACAACATAGGTGACTTCAAAAGCCTTGAGTTTCTTGATGTCTCTGATAATCTGTTTTCTTCATCATTACCCTCGGGGATTGGTAAACTAGAGAGCTTACAGAACCTCTCATTGGCTGGAAACAACTTCTCTGGCTTAATTCCGGATTCAGTGTCGGGGCTTGTTTCAATCCAGTCTTTAGATTTAAGCCACAATTCATTTTCTGGGTCGCTGCCACCAGCATTGACAAGGCTGAATAACTTGGTGTATTTAAACCTATCTTCTAATGGGTTTAGCAAGAGAATACCAAGAGGCTTTGAGTTGATTCTAGGACTTCAGGTGCTAGACTTTCATGGGAACAAGCTTGATGGTCATTTGGACGGGGAATTTTTCCTTCTAACAAATGCCAGTCATATTGATTTCAGTGGGAATATGTTTGTGGGCTCTAGTTCGCAGAAATTCTTACCAGGTCTGTCTCAGAGTGTTCAGTATTTAAATCTTAGCCTCAACCAGCTTACTGGGTCACTGGTGAATGGAGGCGAGCTGCAGctctttgaaaatttgaaggtGTTGGATCTGAGCTACAATCAATTGACTGGAGAATTGCCaggattcaattttgtttatgaGCTTCAGGTCCTCAAGCTCAGCAACAATAGATTTTCAGGGTTTATTCCTAATGACCTTTTAAAAGGAGATTCCTTGCTTTTAACTGATCTGGATTTGAGCGCCAACAATCTCTCAG GGTCAGTGAGCATGATTTTATCAACGAATCTTCACATGCTTAATCTCTCCTCAAATGGGCTCACCGGCGAACTTCCTTTGCTTACTGGAAGCTGTGCTGTACTTGATCTTTCAAACAACCAATTTGAAGGAAATTTATCCAGAATTTTGAAATGGGGTAACATAGAATATCTTGATCTGAGCCGAAATCATTTGACAGGGTCCATCCCAGAGGAAACTCCACAATTTTTGCGTTTAAATCATCTTAACCTCTCCCATAATTCTCTTAGTAGCTCTCTCCCAAAAGTCATCATTCAGTATCAGAAGCTTAGAGTCCTTGATCTCAGTTTCAACCACTTAGATGGACCTTTTCTAACCAATCTGCTAAACTCATCCACATTGCAAGAACTCCACCTTGCAGATAATTTACTCACTGGAGTTCTTGATTTCTCCCCTCCTAGTGTATCGAATCTTCAGGTTCTCGATCTTTCTCATAACCGGCTTAATGGCTATTTTCCTGATCGACTTGGTTCATTGACTGGACTTAAAGTGCTCTGTCTTGCAGGAAATAATATATCTGGTTCTCTGCCAACTTCTATGGCTAACATGACCTCTCTTAGCTCGTTAGTTATATCCCAGAACCATTTTACTGGTCCTTTGCCAAACAACTTGCCTAACAGCCTTGAAACCTTTAATGTTTCATACAATGATTTTTCTGGGGCTGTTCCTGAAAATTTGAGGAAGTTTCCTAGTTCTTCTTTCTATCCTGGAAACTCCAAATTAAGTTTTCCAGGTGGTGCACCTGGATCAGGGAGTTTTCCTGCTGAAAATTCAAATGGAAAACCTATCAGCACTATTGTCAAAGTCATCATAATAGTTTCTTGTGTAATTGCTCTTATAATTCTTATCCTGCTTGCCATCTTCATACATTATGTCCGTATATCAAGGAGAATGCCACCAGCTCATACCACGGATAAGGACATCCACGGCCGTACTCTAACTATCCCTCCTGGCAGTACTGGTACAGGCAATGGTGGAGCTTTAGTTGTTTCAGCTGAGGATCTTGTGGCGTCAAAGAAAGGATCATCATCTGGGATTTTAAGTCCAGATGAGAAAGCGGCAGTGGTAAGTGGCATATCGCCATCAAAGAACAGCCATTTGTCTTGGTCACCAGAGTCAGGGGATTCGTTCACAGCTGAAAATCTTGCAAGACTGGATGTAAGATCACCAGATCGATTGGTTGGTGAACTGCATTTTCTTGATGACACTCTCACTTTGACACCAGAGGAGCTGTCAAGGGCCCCAGCTGAAGTGTTGGGAAGGAGCAGCCATGGAACTTCTTATAGGGCAACGCTAGAGAATGGCATGTTCTTGACCGTGAAGTGGTTGAGAGAAGGTGTGGCTAAACAGAGAAAGGAGTTTGCTAAGGAGGCTAAAAAATTTGCTAATATTAGGCATCCAAATGTTGTGGGTTTGAGAGGCTACTATTGGGGACCTACGCAGCATGAGAAGCTTATTCTTTCAGATTACATCTCACCTGGAAGTCTTGCAAGCTTTCTTTATG ATCGACCTGGAAGGAAAGGTCCACCATTAACATGGGCCCAGAGGCTCAAAATAGCAGTTGATGTTGCACGTGGCCTCAACTATCTGCATTTCGACCGTGCTGTTCCGCATGGGAACCTAAAAGCAACAAACATACTATTAGATGGACCTGATCTCAATGCACGTGTTGCTGATTACTGCCTCCACCGTCTCATGACCCAAGCTGGAACTATTGAACAGATTCTTGATGCTGGGGTCTTGGGTTATCGTGCTCCAGAGTTGGCTGCTTCCAAGAAACCACACCCCTCTTTCAAGTCAGATGTTTATGCCTTTGGAGTGATATTGTTGGAGCTTCTAACTGGTAGATGTGCAGGTGATGTTATTTCCGGTGAAGGGGCTGGGGTTGATTTGACAGATTGGATGCAGTTGAAGGTAGCAGAAGGTCATGGCTCTGATTGCTTCGATGCTGCAGTGATGCCAGAGATGGTGAATCCAGCAGCTGAAAAGGGAATGAAGGAGGTCCTTGGAATTGCTTTACGATGTATACGTTCAGTGTCTGAGAGGCCAGGTATCAAGACTATATACGAAGATCTATCGTCTATATAG